The window GCTGTTTACTTGTATTGCCCAAATGGATATGGAAAATCAAAATTGAGTAATAACTTTTTGGAAACAAAATTAAAGGTAGGTGCGACAACAAGAAACTGGAAAACAACAAATGAACTTTTAAAAATAGCACAAGAAATTGCGTAAAACACAAGCAGTTCATATTGACTACTGAGAAAATTCAATGCAAGAAATGAAGCTGAGTATATACAGCACTGTTAATCCAGAAAACAGATATCAGTGGTATAATTTCTCGCCTGCTTCAATGGCTATATGTAAACGATTTTCGAAAGGTACAACTGGACAAGAATAGCCTGTATCATAGTGACAGTAGGGATTATAAGCCGTATTAAAATCCAGCCATAAAGAGTCTTGAGCGGGTGTAATTTCAATGTCCATGTAGCGTCCTCCGCCATAGGTGGTATTACCATTACTGAGGTCTTTGAATGGTACAAAAACCCTTTGTGGGGCTTCATTATTGACAAAACCCCATAATGTATCTTGCGTTCCGGACAGATTAAAAACAAAGAAATACTTCTTCATATACACAGGCTTCCGCTCTGTATTGGTCTCAAACTGAACTATTTCCGGATTGCTTTGTGTATTAGCTTTCACTCGTATTCGTAAGTCAAAGTCAGGCTTGAAATAATTGAGTTTTGTAAAATTCTTGTATCGATAAAAAGGGGATTCTTTGCTGATTCTAAATAGTGAATCTTGTGTTAGTCTGGCAGACAATAGATTTTGAATGTATGTTTCTTCCTCATTGCTGCGGGTAGAACCTGACTGATTACATGAGCTGAACAAAAACATGCATGCACACCAAGTTACAGAAGCAATGAAGATAGATTTCATGATAATAAATTATTTACGCCTTGCCAATGCCTGCTTTTGAGAAGCGGACATAGTATTAATTTTTTTGTATTCGGCAATTTTATCTCCCGGCACAAAGAGTTTTATTTTGGCACCTGCATATAGTACATTGCCTTTGATGTTATTCCATTTTCTAATTTCATGAATACTGCAATCAAAGAGTTTAGATAGCAAACCCATATTGTCGCCCTTCTTTACTGTATAATAAATGAGTTTTGGGTCGGATGATACATCTGTGTTAACCGGCACTCCGGTTGGAGTTTTCATGTTGGCAGGTGCAACGGTTGGAGTTGAGTCTCTTTGTGTTGAGTCTCGTTGCATTGTATCTTGTTGTTGCACTCTTATTTCTATGCTGTCGCGTTGCGTTTTATAGTTTTGAACCAATGCAGTAGGTAGTCTAAAACAAGTACAATTAGGTATTTCGGGCACTATTCCTTCGATAAAATCAGGGTTTAATAAAGATACAATACTCTGTTTAACCCCTAATTTGTCAGACACATAGTCCAAGCTCAACGCAACGGATGTACAAACTGTATCGCTTTGGGGAATTGCATAGACGTTTTCATTAATCTTGTGATCGTTATGGTAATTGTACATGTACCACAGTGCCATAAATTTTTCCAAACATTGTCTTTGATTAGACTCCAGAGATTCATGCACCAACGGATAGTCGAGCGAGTTACCTGCTTTTCGGATTGCCATATTCAGATTGATGGGACCTACGTAGAAAGCTGAAATTACAAAATGCCAGTCCTGATAAATCTGCTCCAAGTCATATAGATACTTAGCGGCAACCGATGTTGAGAGCCATAGATTACGTCTTTGGTCTATATATGAATTGGTAATTAGGCGATATCGCTTGGCGGTGGAATAGGTGAGAGGCCAAACACCCGAAGCTCCCGTGGAAGGTTCCACATAATTGGTGTTGAACTGACTGATTACGACTGAGATTAAGGCTAGTTCACGAGGCAGCCCGAGGCTGTCGAAATAAGGTCCTAAATTCTTGATTGCAAAACTTGATTTCCCTAATAGTTCCGAAGTTTTGTGACCTTGATTTCTGAGAAGATTCATGATTTCAAGCCTCACGCCATTGTTATAAAAAACCGGAATTTCTGATTGTATCTTGGAGAGTTTAAGGAAATATGGGTCTTTAGCGTATGTAGTTCGGCTGGTATCGGTTTGAGATTGTATAGCACCTGCGGCAAAAAAAAGCACAAGGAACAGCAACAAGGATAGAGACTTTTGCATGGTGTCGGTTATCAACGCACAAAACAAAGGTTTTAATTGAGCAATTACAACATACATCAATAGAGTTTTCAACGAAGTTTACCATAAAAAATTGTTTTTTATAAGCAATCAAAAAGTACTTATAAACCCCAAAAAACTATAATTGAAAATAGCTTTAGGGCAGCTGGGTGCAGCACTCAACCTTGCCTTTTTGCAG is drawn from Bacteroidota bacterium and contains these coding sequences:
- a CDS encoding DUF1684 domain-containing protein, with the protein product MKSIFIASVTWCACMFLFSSCNQSGSTRSNEEETYIQNLLSARLTQDSLFRISKESPFYRYKNFTKLNYFKPDFDLRIRVKANTQSNPEIVQFETNTERKPVYMKKYFFVFNLSGTQDTLWGFVNNEAPQRVFVPFKDLSNGNTTYGGGRYMDIEITPAQDSLWLDFNTAYNPYCHYDTGYSCPVVPFENRLHIAIEAGEKLYH
- a CDS encoding transglycosylase SLT domain-containing protein; translated protein: MKTLLMYVVIAQLKPLFCALITDTMQKSLSLLLFLVLFFAAGAIQSQTDTSRTTYAKDPYFLKLSKIQSEIPVFYNNGVRLEIMNLLRNQGHKTSELLGKSSFAIKNLGPYFDSLGLPRELALISVVISQFNTNYVEPSTGASGVWPLTYSTAKRYRLITNSYIDQRRNLWLSTSVAAKYLYDLEQIYQDWHFVISAFYVGPINLNMAIRKAGNSLDYPLVHESLESNQRQCLEKFMALWYMYNYHNDHKINENVYAIPQSDTVCTSVALSLDYVSDKLGVKQSIVSLLNPDFIEGIVPEIPNCTCFRLPTALVQNYKTQRDSIEIRVQQQDTMQRDSTQRDSTPTVAPANMKTPTGVPVNTDVSSDPKLIYYTVKKGDNMGLLSKLFDCSIHEIRKWNNIKGNVLYAGAKIKLFVPGDKIAEYKKINTMSASQKQALARRK